A window from Telopea speciosissima isolate NSW1024214 ecotype Mountain lineage chromosome 8, Tspe_v1, whole genome shotgun sequence encodes these proteins:
- the LOC122671031 gene encoding uncharacterized protein LOC122671031 encodes MATAKIVGAVVGSFAIAYVVDHFIADKKLFGGTTPKTVSNKEWREETDKKFQAWPRTAGPPVVMNPISRQHFIVKNRTES; translated from the exons ATGGCAACAGCTAAGATTGTGGGTGCTGTAGTGGGATCGTTTGCAATTGCTTACGTAGTGGATCATTTTATTGCTGACAAGAAGCTGTTTGGAG GTACCACCCCCAAAACTGTTTCAAACAAAGAATGGCGCGAAGAAACTGATAAGAAGTTCCAGGCATGGCCACGCACAGCAGGACCCCCAGTGGTGATGAACCCTATCAGTCGCCAGCATTTTATTGTGAAGAATCGCACTGAATCATAA